In Deinococcus depolymerans, the following are encoded in one genomic region:
- a CDS encoding SMC family ATPase, which translates to MKPVKLELQGFTAFRQFTTLEFGDLELFALVGPTGSGKSSLLDAITFALYGQTARLGAAGLDALISQGERGLSVSLTFEVGGATYRASRTKGRKQAENEVRFERLDADGRWANLSEGGARGINDRIRRAVGLDFKTFARSVMLPQGEFSRVLHGTGKERQALLGELTGLDHVGAMQRVASDRARALKVESQGLNTLLDSEYAGVTPEAADALRAEREATDAEAERLTDAREALQATQLRLREQERVWKAREDTARRLTALEARAAGVQAGAEQAARARRVSGVLPLLDAAERARIAAEREDRERQAAQVAADRAAQAAHAADTALAAAQAAETRIPDLEARAEALRDAEGDAARLKRWGGTPQTTHAQPLDWDEDAFQAAREGAQRAEKHRQERTLLATERVSLRAAQDRFTAEERAQEQGKAELERVQREGTQAKADLDAAQRTLEAARLDAGLASYRAHLHVGDDCPLCGQVVRTLGAAPAADLSALEAQVAALSATLDERRTRFTDLRAAQKSRQAWLDEKRAEYRNWDEQLTQRETDLRAAEALVTGDPQTDAARLLAGLAARVRAAGPDPARARQATLTEIQALRTATQTALGSVARAQGEAAATAATLRGVQASAARRTQEAAEAQASLDAALGSLGLDAAQARAAALPEHDIAALEEAARTHAAQLAQLREALADLDRQLGAAPFDPAALAQVARDLTATEAALTAARERAGSLAEQERAMRERLERRAELQERALAVSRTLDTWQTLTNSLKANEFQQFLLAEVEAQLLTRAGLLLHEISDGRYRLALDAGEYVVQDLWNAGEARGVRTLSGGETFLASLSLAIALSDYLAGNHVLGALFLDEGFGTLDPQALEAVANALENLRTQGRMVGVVTHVESLSERLPSRLLVTKSVAGSSVQRLDL; encoded by the coding sequence ATGAAGCCGGTCAAACTGGAACTGCAGGGCTTCACGGCCTTCCGGCAGTTCACCACCCTGGAATTCGGGGACCTGGAACTGTTCGCGCTGGTCGGGCCGACCGGGAGCGGCAAGAGCAGCCTGCTGGACGCCATCACCTTCGCGCTGTACGGGCAGACCGCGCGGCTGGGCGCGGCGGGCCTGGACGCGCTGATCTCGCAGGGCGAGCGGGGCCTGTCGGTCAGCCTGACCTTCGAGGTGGGCGGCGCGACGTACCGCGCCTCGCGCACCAAGGGCCGCAAGCAGGCCGAGAACGAGGTCCGTTTCGAGCGGCTGGACGCGGACGGCCGCTGGGCGAACCTCTCGGAAGGAGGCGCGCGCGGCATCAACGACCGCATCCGCCGGGCCGTGGGCCTGGACTTCAAGACCTTCGCGCGCAGCGTGATGCTCCCGCAGGGCGAGTTCTCCCGCGTGCTGCACGGCACCGGCAAGGAGCGGCAGGCGCTGCTGGGCGAACTGACCGGCCTGGACCACGTGGGTGCCATGCAGCGCGTCGCGTCCGACCGGGCCAGGGCGCTGAAGGTGGAATCGCAGGGCCTGAACACCCTGCTGGACTCCGAGTACGCGGGCGTGACACCCGAGGCGGCCGACGCGCTGCGAGCCGAGCGGGAAGCCACGGACGCCGAGGCCGAGCGCCTGACCGACGCGCGTGAGGCACTCCAGGCCACGCAACTGCGCCTGCGGGAACAGGAACGCGTCTGGAAGGCCCGTGAAGACACCGCCCGCCGCCTGACCGCCCTGGAGGCCCGCGCGGCCGGCGTGCAGGCCGGCGCGGAGCAGGCCGCGCGGGCCCGGCGGGTCTCCGGGGTGCTGCCGCTGCTGGACGCCGCCGAACGCGCCCGCATTGCCGCCGAACGCGAGGACCGCGAACGGCAGGCCGCGCAGGTCGCCGCCGACCGGGCCGCGCAGGCCGCGCACGCCGCCGACACCGCGCTGGCCGCCGCGCAGGCCGCCGAGACCCGCATCCCGGACCTGGAAGCGCGGGCCGAGGCGCTGCGCGACGCGGAAGGAGACGCCGCCCGCCTGAAACGCTGGGGCGGCACCCCGCAGACCACCCACGCCCAGCCGCTCGACTGGGACGAGGACGCCTTCCAGGCGGCACGCGAGGGCGCGCAGCGGGCCGAGAAGCACCGGCAGGAACGCACGCTGCTCGCCACGGAACGCGTGAGCCTGCGGGCCGCGCAGGACCGCTTCACGGCCGAGGAACGCGCGCAGGAACAGGGAAAGGCCGAACTGGAACGCGTGCAGCGCGAGGGTACCCAGGCGAAAGCCGACCTGGACGCCGCGCAGCGCACGCTGGAAGCCGCGCGGCTCGATGCGGGCCTCGCCTCGTACCGCGCGCACCTGCACGTCGGGGACGACTGCCCACTGTGCGGTCAGGTGGTCCGCACCCTGGGTGCCGCGCCCGCCGCCGACCTGAGCGCCCTCGAAGCGCAGGTCGCCGCCCTGAGCGCCACGCTGGATGAGCGCCGCACCCGCTTCACGGACCTGCGCGCCGCGCAGAAATCCCGGCAGGCATGGCTGGACGAGAAACGCGCCGAGTACCGCAACTGGGACGAGCAACTCACGCAGCGCGAGACGGACCTGCGCGCCGCCGAGGCGCTCGTCACGGGTGACCCGCAGACCGACGCGGCCCGCCTGCTGGCCGGACTGGCCGCCCGCGTGCGCGCCGCCGGCCCCGACCCCGCCCGCGCCCGGCAGGCCACCCTGACCGAGATCCAGGCCCTGCGGACCGCCACGCAGACCGCGCTGGGCAGCGTGGCCCGCGCTCAGGGCGAGGCCGCCGCGACCGCCGCCACGCTGCGCGGCGTGCAGGCCAGCGCCGCGCGCCGCACCCAGGAGGCCGCCGAGGCGCAGGCCAGCCTGGACGCCGCGCTGGGCAGCCTTGGCCTGGACGCCGCGCAGGCCCGCGCCGCCGCGCTGCCCGAACACGACATCGCCGCGCTGGAGGAGGCCGCGCGCACGCACGCCGCGCAGCTCGCGCAGCTGCGCGAGGCGCTGGCCGACCTGGACCGGCAGCTGGGCGCCGCGCCCTTCGACCCGGCCGCACTGGCGCAGGTGGCCCGCGACCTGACCGCCACCGAGGCCGCCCTGACGGCCGCGCGTGAACGCGCCGGCAGCCTCGCCGAGCAGGAACGCGCCATGCGCGAGCGTCTGGAACGCCGCGCCGAACTGCAGGAACGTGCGCTGGCCGTCTCGCGCACGCTGGATACCTGGCAGACCCTCACGAACAGCCTCAAGGCGAACGAGTTCCAGCAGTTCCTGCTGGCCGAGGTCGAGGCGCAGCTGCTGACCCGCGCGGGCCTGCTGCTGCACGAGATCAGCGACGGCCGCTACCGGCTGGCCCTGGATGCCGGTGAGTACGTCGTGCAGGACCTCTGGAACGCCGGCGAGGCGCGGGGCGTGCGTACCCTCTCGGGCGGCGAGACCTTCCTGGCCTCGCTGTCACTGGCCATCGCCCTGAGTGACTACCTGGCCGGCAATCACGTCCTGGGGGCGCTGTTCCTCGACGAGGGCTTCGGAACGCTGGACCCGCAGGCGCTGGAGGCCGTGGCGAACGCCCTGGAGAACCTGCGCACCCAGGGCCGCATGGTGGGCGTCGTCACGCACGTCGAGAGCCTGTCCGAACGCCTGCCCAGCCGCCTGCTCGTCACCAAGAGCGTGGCCGGCAGCTCCGTGCAGCGACTGGACCTGTAA
- a CDS encoding exonuclease SbcCD subunit D — protein sequence MRVLHTADFHAGRSLRGFDRTPEVHDALTEIAGLARTERADVVLVSGDLFDTGNPSADAEAAVFDFFLRLRDQGIPGVVIAGNHDSAARLASVTGLLGWVGVQVVAQPTANPADMIRTVETRGGERLVVGALPYLSERRLVKAADLLGGDTGAWRQKYREGMGFFLRRLGEGFTGSSVNMLMCHATMDGAVPSGSERTLQFDLTNSYTLSGLQLPPGAQYVALGHVHKPQQVSDAPPAYYPGSVIQLDFGEAGEKKQVNLVEVEAGRPARVHALPLASGRELRTLRVDLENVESRLAALSDFGGLLKVVVRAPAGTALPGLKDRVLKLAPTTLAVELDAAQEDLATPDLKREGLSLIDLYERYHQEKRGELPDDLRAAFQEADELARTEESA from the coding sequence ATGCGCGTACTTCACACTGCCGATTTCCATGCCGGGCGATCCCTGCGGGGGTTCGACCGCACCCCGGAAGTCCACGACGCCCTGACCGAGATTGCCGGACTGGCCCGCACGGAGCGTGCCGACGTGGTCCTGGTGTCCGGCGACCTGTTCGACACGGGCAACCCCTCGGCCGACGCCGAGGCCGCCGTGTTCGACTTCTTCCTGCGTCTGCGCGACCAGGGCATTCCGGGCGTGGTCATCGCCGGTAACCACGACAGCGCCGCCCGCCTCGCCTCGGTCACCGGGCTGTTGGGCTGGGTGGGCGTGCAGGTCGTCGCGCAGCCCACCGCCAACCCGGCCGACATGATCCGCACCGTCGAGACGCGCGGCGGCGAGCGTCTGGTCGTGGGCGCCCTGCCGTACCTGTCCGAACGGCGGCTGGTGAAGGCCGCCGACCTGCTGGGCGGCGACACCGGCGCGTGGCGGCAGAAGTACCGCGAGGGCATGGGCTTCTTCCTGCGCCGACTCGGCGAGGGCTTCACCGGAAGCAGCGTGAACATGCTGATGTGCCACGCCACCATGGACGGCGCCGTTCCCAGCGGCTCCGAGCGCACCCTGCAGTTCGACCTGACGAACAGCTACACCCTCTCGGGCCTGCAACTGCCGCCCGGCGCGCAGTACGTCGCGCTCGGGCACGTGCACAAGCCGCAGCAGGTCTCCGACGCGCCCCCCGCGTACTACCCCGGCAGCGTCATCCAGCTGGACTTCGGCGAGGCCGGCGAGAAGAAACAGGTGAACCTCGTGGAGGTCGAGGCCGGGCGGCCCGCCCGCGTCCACGCCCTGCCGCTCGCCAGCGGACGCGAACTGCGGACCCTGCGCGTGGACCTGGAGAACGTCGAGTCGCGCCTCGCGGCCCTGAGTGACTTCGGCGGCCTGCTGAAGGTCGTCGTGCGCGCCCCCGCCGGGACCGCCCTGCCCGGCCTGAAGGACCGCGTGCTGAAACTCGCGCCCACCACCCTGGCCGTCGAACTCGACGCGGCGCAGGAGGACCTCGCCACGCCCGACCTGAAACGCGAGGGCCTGAGCCTGATCGACCTGTACGAACGCTACCACCAGGAGAAACGCGGCGAGTTGCCCGACGACCTGCGCGCCGCCTTCCAGGAAGCCGATGAACTCGCCCGCACCGAGGAGAGCGCGTGA
- the recD2 gene encoding SF1B family DNA helicase RecD2, giving the protein MSFSSPAETFRVSGGVNRVRFRADSGFTVMTARIRNEEGEDPDATVIGVMPPLEAGDTFSADVLMEEHREYGYQYRVLNLVLEAQPADLTEAGIAAYLEARVGGVGKVLAGRIAAAFGAATFDILENDPDRLMQVPGVTGSTLHKMTQSWSQQGLERRLLAGLQGLGLSISQAQRAVKHFGEAALERLQADLFVLTEVEGIGFLTADKLWQAQGGALDDPRRLTAAAVYALQQAAQQGGHSFLPRARAERGVAHYTRVTPAQARLAVETAVELGRLSDDTPPLLDTEDALHDPTRIYLPPTLRAEKKLAGLIRTLIATPPAGDEWSVPKGAARGLSAEQAGVLDLLGEHRLVVLTGGPGTGKSTTTRAVADLAESLGLEVGLCAPTGKAARRLGEVTGRTASTIHRLLGYGPAGFRHNHLEPAPYDLLIVDEVSMCGDGLMLSLLSAVAPGARVLLVGDTDQLPPVDAGLPLHALTQTAPTVRLTQVYRQAAENPIIRAAHGLLQGQAPQWGDPRLNITETEPDVGARRVALLVRDLGGPTQVQVLTPMRKGPLGVDMLNHHLQGLFNPGEGGVRIADAHARPGDVVVQTKNDYTNEVFNGTVGTVLKADGSRLTVDFDGNIVELAGAELFNLQLGYALTVHRAQGSEWGTVLGVLHEAHMPMLSRNLVYTALTRARERFFAVGSGSAWQRAAGRQREERHTALLERIRAR; this is encoded by the coding sequence ATGTCGTTCTCCTCTCCTGCCGAGACTTTCCGCGTGTCCGGCGGTGTGAACAGGGTGCGCTTCCGCGCGGACTCGGGCTTCACGGTCATGACCGCCCGCATCCGCAACGAGGAGGGCGAGGACCCGGACGCCACCGTGATCGGCGTCATGCCGCCCCTGGAAGCCGGTGACACCTTCAGCGCCGACGTGCTCATGGAAGAGCACCGCGAGTACGGCTACCAGTACCGCGTGCTGAACCTCGTGCTCGAAGCCCAGCCGGCCGACCTGACCGAGGCCGGGATCGCCGCGTACCTCGAAGCGCGGGTGGGCGGCGTGGGCAAGGTCCTGGCCGGCCGCATCGCCGCGGCGTTCGGCGCGGCGACCTTCGACATCCTGGAAAACGACCCGGACCGGCTGATGCAGGTGCCGGGCGTGACGGGCAGCACCCTGCACAAGATGACCCAGAGCTGGTCGCAGCAGGGCCTGGAACGCCGCCTGCTGGCCGGACTGCAGGGCCTGGGCCTGAGCATCTCGCAGGCGCAGCGGGCCGTGAAGCACTTCGGCGAGGCGGCGCTGGAACGCCTGCAGGCCGACCTGTTCGTGCTGACCGAGGTCGAGGGCATCGGCTTCCTGACCGCCGACAAGCTGTGGCAGGCGCAGGGCGGCGCGCTGGACGACCCGCGCCGCCTGACCGCCGCCGCCGTGTACGCGCTGCAACAGGCCGCGCAGCAGGGCGGGCACTCGTTCCTGCCGCGCGCCCGCGCCGAGCGGGGCGTGGCGCACTACACCCGCGTGACCCCCGCCCAGGCCCGGCTGGCCGTGGAGACCGCCGTGGAACTCGGCCGCCTGAGCGACGACACGCCCCCGCTGCTGGACACCGAGGACGCGCTGCACGACCCGACCCGCATCTACCTGCCGCCCACCCTGCGCGCCGAGAAGAAACTCGCGGGCCTGATCCGCACGCTGATCGCCACGCCGCCTGCCGGGGACGAGTGGAGCGTCCCGAAGGGCGCGGCCAGGGGCCTGTCCGCCGAGCAGGCCGGCGTGCTGGACCTGCTCGGCGAGCACCGGCTGGTCGTCCTGACCGGCGGCCCCGGCACCGGCAAGAGCACCACCACCCGCGCCGTCGCGGACCTTGCCGAGAGCCTGGGCCTGGAGGTCGGCCTGTGCGCCCCGACCGGCAAGGCCGCCCGCCGCCTGGGCGAGGTGACGGGCCGCACGGCCAGCACCATTCACCGCCTGCTCGGGTACGGCCCGGCGGGCTTCCGGCACAACCACCTGGAACCAGCCCCGTACGACCTGCTGATCGTCGACGAGGTCAGCATGTGCGGCGACGGCCTGATGCTCTCGCTGCTCTCGGCGGTCGCGCCGGGCGCGCGGGTGCTGCTGGTGGGCGACACCGACCAGCTGCCCCCCGTGGACGCCGGCCTGCCCCTGCACGCCCTGACGCAGACCGCGCCCACCGTGCGCCTCACGCAGGTGTACCGGCAGGCGGCCGAGAACCCGATCATCCGCGCCGCGCACGGCCTGCTTCAGGGGCAGGCGCCGCAGTGGGGCGACCCCCGATTGAACATCACGGAAACCGAACCGGACGTCGGCGCCCGGCGCGTGGCCCTGCTGGTCCGCGACCTGGGCGGCCCCACGCAGGTGCAGGTCCTGACGCCCATGCGCAAGGGCCCGCTGGGCGTGGACATGCTCAACCACCACCTGCAGGGCCTGTTCAACCCCGGCGAGGGCGGCGTGCGGATCGCGGACGCGCACGCCCGGCCCGGTGACGTGGTCGTGCAGACCAAGAACGACTACACCAACGAGGTCTTCAACGGCACGGTCGGCACCGTCCTGAAGGCCGACGGGTCGCGCCTGACCGTGGATTTCGACGGGAACATCGTGGAACTCGCGGGGGCGGAACTGTTCAACCTGCAGCTCGGGTACGCGCTGACCGTGCACCGCGCGCAGGGCAGCGAGTGGGGCACCGTGCTGGGCGTGCTGCACGAGGCGCACATGCCCATGCTCAGCCGCAACCTCGTGTACACCGCCCTGACCCGCGCCCGCGAACGCTTCTTCGCGGTCGGGTCCGGCAGCGCCTGGCAGCGGGCCGCCGGCCGCCAGCGCGAGGAACGGCACACGGCACTGCTGGAACGCATCCGCGCCCGCTGA
- a CDS encoding DUF4900 domain-containing protein: MRTHERTQGATLIVSLLFVMLILAVIMSVTAQVTLSARRSSVDQDAILRAQFAAESGAARVQARLRVLGNLLSSASLPPDGTQVLSDLAALCGLGSLPVAADGQTLCTLDPTAGLNSAVSGVNPRVALLVNAVGQQAFEEAGISGATPAVRSRFWSDLFSGTQGVALDGDQDASSYAVTYGLRPLAVIRDSATQYRVTFDVPDVTVTGRAGTATRTVAVRANLPTLNLLVSQPSLAPYALLTNHHFNSPDSETNGNRITFTSRTLFSGPVHTNQQFMFQGKPWFGGAVTSAGCPGGTLGAQCNATIRTAAQPGAYFAGTFRSVTDMTPSPATPTECAPGDAACAASPGVAPTFAQGVDWDSPVLPLPTNSSDQQAAAQTGGIAVPGNVSSLSLYRDTVAGQDVQRVTFTTDAGGTPVTTQLAFGADRRLRILTPDGSWQDATRNPDGTFTPGSPAAPFNGVIHVDGNVGSLNAGPNATSGAAVAPFAGLTLAAAGDIDITSDLRYADPPCSGAHTRNGDGTVTPAPCTNLAAQNILGIYASQGNVNLIRPGNGKPTELGNDPTIHAVLMAGQGAVQVDGYNTGSALGSVNLIGGVIENYYGAFGTVNGDTQQTGYSRNFVFDPRTLSGLRPPYFPTAQTWTVGLYDGPAPVTDPRLRGDTISTAGNP; the protein is encoded by the coding sequence ATGCGCACCCACGAACGGACCCAGGGCGCGACCCTGATCGTGTCGCTGCTGTTCGTCATGCTGATCCTGGCGGTGATCATGAGCGTCACCGCCCAGGTCACGCTCTCGGCACGCCGCTCCAGTGTCGACCAGGACGCCATCCTGCGCGCCCAGTTCGCCGCGGAGTCCGGCGCCGCGCGCGTCCAGGCCCGCCTGCGGGTCCTGGGCAACCTCCTGAGCAGCGCCTCGCTGCCCCCGGACGGCACGCAGGTCCTGAGCGACCTCGCCGCCCTGTGCGGCCTGGGCAGCCTGCCCGTCGCCGCGGACGGGCAGACCCTCTGCACCCTGGACCCCACCGCCGGCCTGAACAGCGCCGTCAGCGGCGTCAACCCCCGCGTGGCGCTGCTCGTGAACGCCGTCGGCCAGCAGGCCTTCGAGGAGGCCGGCATCAGCGGCGCCACCCCCGCCGTCCGCAGCCGCTTCTGGTCCGACCTGTTCTCCGGCACCCAGGGTGTCGCCCTGGACGGCGATCAGGACGCCTCCAGCTACGCCGTCACCTACGGCCTCAGGCCGCTGGCCGTCATCCGCGACAGCGCCACGCAGTACCGCGTGACCTTCGACGTCCCCGACGTGACCGTCACGGGCCGCGCCGGCACCGCCACCCGCACCGTCGCCGTCCGCGCCAACCTGCCCACCCTGAACCTGCTCGTCAGCCAGCCGTCCCTGGCCCCCTACGCGCTGCTCACCAACCACCACTTCAACAGCCCCGACTCCGAAACGAACGGCAACCGCATCACCTTCACCAGCCGCACCCTGTTCAGCGGCCCGGTCCACACCAACCAGCAGTTCATGTTCCAGGGTAAACCCTGGTTCGGGGGGGCCGTCACCAGCGCCGGCTGCCCGGGCGGCACCCTCGGCGCCCAGTGCAACGCCACCATCCGGACCGCCGCGCAGCCCGGCGCGTACTTCGCCGGCACCTTCCGCAGCGTGACCGACATGACCCCCAGCCCCGCCACCCCGACCGAATGCGCGCCCGGTGACGCGGCCTGCGCCGCCAGCCCCGGCGTGGCCCCCACCTTCGCGCAGGGCGTCGACTGGGACTCCCCGGTCCTGCCACTGCCCACCAACAGCAGCGACCAGCAGGCAGCAGCGCAGACCGGCGGGATCGCCGTGCCCGGCAACGTCAGCAGCCTCAGCCTGTACCGCGACACGGTCGCCGGTCAGGACGTGCAGCGCGTGACCTTCACCACCGACGCCGGCGGCACGCCCGTCACCACCCAGCTGGCCTTCGGCGCGGACCGCCGCCTGCGCATCCTGACGCCCGACGGCAGCTGGCAGGACGCCACCCGCAACCCCGACGGCACCTTCACGCCCGGCAGTCCCGCCGCGCCCTTCAACGGCGTGATTCACGTCGACGGGAACGTCGGCAGCCTGAACGCCGGCCCGAACGCCACGTCGGGCGCGGCCGTCGCGCCCTTCGCCGGACTGACCCTGGCCGCCGCCGGCGACATCGACATCACCAGCGACCTGCGCTACGCCGACCCGCCCTGCAGCGGCGCCCACACCCGCAACGGCGACGGCACCGTCACGCCCGCCCCCTGCACCAACCTGGCCGCGCAGAACATCCTCGGCATCTACGCCAGCCAGGGCAACGTGAACCTCATCCGCCCCGGCAACGGAAAACCCACCGAACTCGGGAACGACCCCACCATCCACGCCGTCCTGATGGCCGGCCAGGGCGCCGTGCAGGTCGACGGGTACAACACCGGCAGCGCCCTGGGCAGCGTGAACCTGATCGGCGGCGTGATCGAGAACTACTACGGCGCGTTCGGCACGGTCAACGGCGACACCCAGCAGACCGGGTACAGCCGCAACTTCGTGTTCGACCCCCGCACCCTCAGTGGCCTGCGCCCCCCGTACTTCCCCACCGCGCAGACCTGGACGGTCGGCCTCTACGACGGCCCGGCCCCCGTGACCGACCCGCGCCTGCGGGGCGACACCATCAGCACGGCAGGCAACCCGTGA
- a CDS encoding pilus assembly FimT family protein yields MTPGHPRARQAGFTLLELLIAMAILAIVAGIFSFSLLGTYRASQVREAAAQLTADLRQARSDALRTGQSASVTVAANSAAYTFTRAGTPQARTLPNGVTLTSVVGASNVIYTAPTGTTGGNGTTWTLTSPGGTRSLKVKVIGITGKVMIDATN; encoded by the coding sequence GTGACCCCCGGACACCCCCGCGCCCGGCAGGCCGGATTCACGCTGCTGGAACTGCTGATCGCCATGGCGATCCTGGCCATCGTGGCCGGCATCTTCAGTTTCTCCCTGCTCGGCACGTACCGCGCCAGCCAGGTGCGCGAGGCCGCCGCGCAGCTCACCGCCGACCTCCGGCAGGCCCGCAGCGACGCCCTGAGAACCGGGCAGTCCGCCAGCGTGACCGTCGCCGCCAACTCGGCGGCGTACACCTTCACCCGCGCCGGCACCCCACAGGCCCGCACGCTCCCCAACGGGGTCACGCTGACGTCCGTGGTGGGCGCCAGCAACGTCATCTACACCGCCCCGACCGGCACGACCGGCGGCAACGGCACCACCTGGACGCTCACCAGTCCCGGCGGCACCCGCAGCCTGAAGGTCAAGGTCATCGGGATCACCGGAAAGGTCATGATCGATGCGACGAACTGA
- a CDS encoding prepilin-type N-terminal cleavage/methylation domain-containing protein, whose amino-acid sequence MRRTDTPPLQASATSAPRPRPAPTRHARGFTIVEVLVAVLLTSVIAFVVLTPLTGFFGLTRRSTEQVTATQQAQQVLESVRGDWLSTANYDQRCATQPVPASAQVTLTNLDVNGNPTGTPDLNASCGSNPPDPAPVRRINVQVTLGTATSSLSVDVARP is encoded by the coding sequence ATGCGACGAACTGACACGCCTCCCCTCCAGGCCAGCGCCACCTCGGCACCCCGCCCGCGACCCGCGCCCACCCGCCACGCGCGGGGCTTCACGATTGTCGAGGTGCTCGTGGCCGTGCTGCTGACCAGCGTCATCGCCTTCGTCGTCCTGACCCCCCTGACCGGCTTCTTCGGCCTGACCCGCCGCAGCACCGAGCAGGTCACCGCCACCCAGCAGGCCCAGCAGGTCCTGGAAAGCGTCCGCGGCGACTGGCTCAGCACCGCCAACTACGACCAGCGCTGCGCCACCCAGCCCGTTCCGGCCAGCGCGCAGGTCACGCTCACCAACCTCGACGTGAACGGCAACCCCACCGGCACCCCCGACCTGAACGCCAGCTGCGGCAGCAACCCCCCGGACCCCGCCCCGGTCCGGCGCATCAACGTGCAGGTCACGCTGGGCACCGCCACCTCCAGCCTCAGCGTGGACGTCGCCCGCCCATGA
- a CDS encoding prepilin-type N-terminal cleavage/methylation domain-containing protein, with amino-acid sequence MTLPPTPPARTAAFTLIELLVAVALALIILFAASSLLISSSRSSGDLQARNDLLQEQQIAQNYLIANVREAAYVYPQGTVLNLGSGKTTKRPGGGPWVVGSATVPILAIVKSPEVPVSGCSASNDRACYKFKAYYPVLRKTWVSDAAGTQNDPGADPSNEDSWLLIEYTKNLVQTTPPTLTELTALAPTGLNGESGRLLLDYVQPAVTGLPPLFSVPPAGPQAAGQTRVTVNLSASRVTSGKVVAVPARNSTDPATWVQPVLVAPRNVGRLAP; translated from the coding sequence ATGACCCTGCCCCCCACGCCCCCCGCCCGCACCGCCGCCTTCACGCTCATCGAACTGCTCGTCGCGGTTGCCCTGGCCCTGATCATCCTGTTCGCCGCGTCATCCCTGCTGATCTCTTCCTCCCGCTCGTCCGGGGACCTGCAGGCCAGGAACGACCTCCTGCAGGAACAGCAGATCGCGCAGAACTACCTGATCGCCAACGTCCGGGAGGCCGCCTACGTGTACCCGCAGGGCACGGTCCTGAACCTCGGCAGCGGAAAGACGACCAAACGGCCCGGTGGGGGGCCCTGGGTGGTCGGCAGCGCCACCGTCCCGATCCTGGCGATCGTGAAATCCCCGGAGGTGCCGGTCAGTGGATGCAGCGCCAGCAACGACCGCGCCTGCTACAAGTTCAAGGCCTACTACCCGGTCCTGCGCAAGACCTGGGTGAGCGACGCCGCCGGCACCCAGAACGACCCCGGCGCCGACCCGAGCAACGAGGACAGCTGGCTGCTCATCGAATACACCAAGAACCTCGTGCAGACCACCCCGCCCACCCTGACCGAGCTGACCGCGCTGGCCCCCACCGGCCTGAACGGCGAGAGCGGCCGACTCCTGCTGGACTACGTGCAACCCGCAGTGACCGGCCTGCCGCCACTCTTCAGCGTGCCGCCCGCCGGACCGCAGGCCGCCGGACAGACCCGCGTCACCGTCAACCTCAGTGCCAGCCGCGTGACCTCCGGCAAGGTGGTCGCCGTGCCCGCCCGCAACAGCACCGACCCCGCCACCTGGGTGCAGCCCGTCCTGGTTGCCCCGCGCAACGTCGGTCGCCTCGCTCCCTGA
- a CDS encoding ABC transporter ATP-binding protein has product MNDLPAALSLAGLRKSFGGVAAVRDVSLDVAAGETVALLGPSGCGKSTVLRVVAGLERPDAGSVVVAGRDVTGLPPEARGVGLVFQDYALFPHLSVLGNVAYGPRVRGAGRAVAEARAREALALVDLPGLEARRVAGLSGGQAQRVALARALATGAGLLLLDEPMSNLDERLRAELRVGLRSLFARVGAGVLLVTHDQREARALSARVAVMRAGELVQVGATEEVFARPATAWVAAFLGESNLLPDGPGWVRFVPEEALRPGVGDRLPVTARQPVEGGVQVTVAHAWGPLSLTLSAREAAALDGDRLRLDVEVSGVRRLPDDREVPVG; this is encoded by the coding sequence GTGAACGACCTTCCCGCTGCCCTGTCCCTCGCTGGTCTCCGCAAGTCGTTTGGTGGGGTGGCGGCGGTGCGGGACGTGTCGCTGGACGTGGCAGCGGGTGAGACGGTGGCGCTGCTGGGCCCGAGCGGGTGCGGGAAGAGCACGGTGCTGCGGGTGGTGGCGGGCCTGGAGCGGCCGGATGCGGGGTCGGTGGTGGTGGCGGGGCGGGACGTGACGGGCCTGCCGCCGGAGGCGCGCGGGGTGGGGCTGGTGTTTCAGGATTACGCGCTGTTCCCGCATCTGAGCGTGCTGGGGAACGTGGCGTACGGGCCGCGGGTGCGGGGGGCGGGGCGCGCGGTGGCGGAGGCGCGGGCGCGCGAGGCGCTGGCGCTGGTGGACCTGCCGGGGCTGGAGGCGCGGCGGGTCGCGGGGCTGTCAGGGGGGCAGGCGCAGCGGGTGGCGCTGGCGCGGGCGCTCGCGACGGGGGCGGGGCTGCTGCTGCTGGACGAGCCGATGTCGAACCTGGATGAGCGGCTGCGGGCCGAGCTGCGGGTAGGGTTGCGGTCGCTGTTCGCGCGGGTGGGGGCGGGGGTGCTGCTGGTGACGCATGATCAGCGGGAGGCGCGGGCGCTCTCTGCGCGCGTGGCGGTCATGCGGGCGGGTGAACTGGTGCAGGTGGGGGCCACCGAGGAGGTGTTCGCGCGGCCCGCGACGGCGTGGGTGGCGGCGTTCCTGGGCGAGTCGAACCTCCTGCCGGACGGGCCGGGCTGGGTGCGGTTCGTGCCGGAGGAAGCGCTGCGGCCCGGCGTGGGTGACCGTTTGCCGGTGACGGCGCGGCAACCGGTAGAGGGGGGCGTGCAGGTGACGGTCGCGCACGCGTGGGGGCCTCTGTCCCTGACCCTGAGTGCGCGGGAGGCGGCGGCGCTGGACGGCGACCGCCTGCGCCTGGACGTGGAGGTGTCGGGTGTGCGGCGCCTGCCGGACGACCGGGAGGTGCCGGTCGGGTGA